The window GGCCTCGGCGGCCTCCGCGGTGGTCCGCGCGGTGTGCGCGGCCTCGGCGAGTTCGCCGAGCATGCCGGGCGGACAGTCGGCGCGCCAGGAGCCGATGCGGGCGGCCAGGGAGCGGTCGGCGGTGAGCCGCGCCGCGAGCGTCCTGATGTCCTCGTCGCGGGCGGCGGCGCGGGCACGGAGTGCCTGGCGCTCCTCGTCGGCGGCGTGTTCGTCGTGCATCGCCGGGTTCGGCGGGACCAGGAACACGTCCTCGCCCGCGGACCCGCCGAGGCCGCCGGGCGCCGGGACGGGGGCAAGGAGGGCGGCGGTCGTCCCGACGGCCACGGCCGAACGGGGCAGCAGGGCGGCCGCGGCCAGAACCTCCCGGGCACGTGTGTGGGCGTCGGGGTCGGTGATGACGACACCGTCGACGAGTTCGGGCCGTGCGGCGAGTACCGCGGCGTGGTCGGCGGGGTCGACGGCCTGCGCCAGGTAGCGCCAGCCCGGCAGCGCCGGGATGCCGTGCTCGCCGAGATATTCGACGGTGGCGAGCACGTCGGGCCCGGGGGGCAGCAGCCCGCCGTCGCCGAGGGCGCCGAGGATGCGTGAGTCGTCCGCAGCGGCGGTGCGGAGGTCGAAGAGCCTGCGCTCGGCCGCCGAGACACCCTGGTCGAGGAGTTCCCTCAGTTCGTCGGCGCTGTGGTCGAACTCCTCGGCCGTGAAGGGACCCGTATCGCCGCCGGTGGTCTCGTGCGCGCCGTGGCCGCTCTGCGCCGAACCGGACGCGGCGCCACGGGGCCGCGGGACTCCCGTACCGGCGCCCGGGGTGGCCGGAAGTCCCAGGAGGTCACCGAGTCGGGGGTCCGCGGCGATCGACTCGGCCGCCTTGCGTTCGGCCTCGTGGGCCTGCTCGGCGGCCCGTGCGCCGTCGGCGGCACGGGCGGCGGCGAGTTCGGCGCGGCTCTCCGCCCCCGCCGCCTCGCGTGCGTGGTCGCCGGTGGCGCGGGCGGCCTCACGTGCGGTGTCCCACGCGGCGACCGCGGTCTTCTCCGCGTCGTTCGCGGCGAGGGCCGCGCGTGCCGGGTCGGCGTCGGGCGCGGTGTCGTCCAGCCAGCCGGCCCGTACGGCCTCGGCGGTCTCCTGCTCGACCTCGGCGAGCCGCTGGCGCAGGTGGCCGGCCTCGCTGCGGGCCCGCTGGGCCTCGGTGGCGGCGGTGGTGGCGTCCCGGTGTGCCGTCTCTCCGGTGGCCTGGAGGACCGCGGAGCGCTCCTCCTCCTCGTTCGCCACACCCTCCCCCGCCTCGGCGGCGGTGTGGAGGGCGCGTACGAGGTCGGCGGCGGCCGTGGCGCGCGCGGCGAGGGCGGGGGCGGCGTCGCGCTCGGCCTCGCGGATGGCCACGGCGACACGGGCGGACCGGTCGGCGGAGGCGCGGTGGCGCAGGACCGCTTCGGCGGCCTGCCAGGCGGCGTGGAGGGTGCGTGCGTCGCCCAGTTCGCGACGCTGCGCAGCCGCGCTGCGCTCAGCGGCGGTCAGCGCCAGGGAAGCGTGCCGGTAGGCGAGTTCGGCGGCGATCAGGTCGCGGTCGCCGCGGGCCGACTCGGCCTCCGTGACGGTGTGGGCAGCGGCGGCGACCTGCTGGGACAGCTCCGCTGTGCGGCCGCGTTCCTCGGCCGCGCGGCCCGAGAGCCTGCGGACGAGGGTCCGGGTGCGGCGCTCGGCTCCGGCGTGCACGTCGCGGCTGCGGGCTCTGGTCGCGGTGGCCTCGACGATACGGCCCAGCAGGTCGACGGAACCGGCGGTGAAGTCGCATTCGGCGGTGAGTTCGGCCCGGCGGCCGAGCTTGTTGCCGAAGCCGCTGACGAGGTCGGCGAGGCCGTCCGTGTCACGGGTGTCGGTGACCGCCCGGAGCAGCAGGTCGGTGAAGTCGGAGTCCTTCTTGACCGCGAAGAGACCGGCCGCCTCGCCCTCGTCGGCGTTCATCTCCCGCTGGTAGCGGAAGAGTTCCGGGTCGAGCCCGAGATCGCCGAGGTGCTCGTTCCAGCGGTCGTGGATCTCCTCCCAGTGCACGTCGAGGTGCGGGTAGAACTTGCCCGCGTCCGTCAGGGCGTCGCGGAAGCCCTTCATGGTCCGGCGCCGGCCCTGCGCGCCCGACACGCCCTCGGCGGGACGCCCCACCGAGGTGGCCTCGGCCACGGGGAGGCTGTCGAGACCGAGGCCGGGACCGGGCCGGAAGGAGTACCAGGCCTCGGCGAACTTGCGCGGGTCGTTGGACACCTGGCGCCCGCGCCACTCGCTGACCTTGCCGACGACGACGCACTCCCCCGTGAGCGTGTGCTGCCACTCCAGGGCGACGTGGCCGCAGTCGTCGGCGAGCAGGAACTTGCGCAGGACGCCGGAGCTGGCTCCTCCGAGGGTGTTGCGGTGCCCCGGCAGCATCACGGAGAAGATCAGCTTGAGCAGGACCGACTTGCCTCCGCCGTTCTCCAGGAACAGCACACCGGCCGGAGCCGGGCGCCGTGGCGGGCCGACGGGCTCGTCCTCGAAGAACTCCGCCTGCGCCGGAGCGGGGCTGGGCACGGGTTTGCCGACTCCGCGCAGGTCGAGCACGGTGTCGGCGTAGCGGGCACCGGCGGGTCCGATGGAGTAGAGGCGGACCCGGGACAACTCGTACATGGCGGCGGACTTTCGTCGTTCAGGCGGCGGGCGGGCGGCTGGGGCGGCAAGCTGGCGGGGCGGTGCCGTGCGGTCAGGAGTGGAAGGGAAGCCCCGCGTCGGCGGCCAGTTCCAGGCCCTCGGCGTCGGGCGGGGGCAGCAGGGTGGCGGAGCCGTCCGTGACGGGGACGACTCCGAGCTCCAGCAGTTCGGCCATCGCGGCGCCGCCTGCCATGTCGCGCACCTGGAGCTGGTAGCGGGCCGTGGTGCGGTACGCGCCGCCCGCGTCGTCCCCGGTTCGCTGGAGGAAGCCCGAGTCGGTCAGGAAGGCGACGGCCTTGCCGATGATGCCGGTGGTGGATCCGGCGAGCCTGCGGGCGTCCTTGGTCGCTCCGGTGGAGCTGCGGCGGGCGTAGACCCGCCATCCCGACTCCAGGCCGGGGGCGTCGGTGGCGGGGTCGGTGTTGTCGCCCTGCTCCTCGGCGCGTTCCTCCAGGCGCCGGCAGGCCTGGCGGACGAAGGCGTCGACGCCGTTGACGGTGATGCGGCCGATGTAGGAGTCGTCGGCCAGGTCCTCGGGCCGGGGGAAGGCCATGGCCGCGACGGCGAGGTGGGCGAGCCCGTGCAGGAAGCGGTCGGCGGAGTCCGACGAGGCCCGCCGGGCGTAGTCACCCATGCGTACGGCGAAGACCGAGTCCTCGCCCGCGGTCACGGCCATGCCGGCGCGGGTGGAGACCTCCAGCACGACGAGTCCGAGCCCGGTGGCGACGGCGTCGGCCAGCCGGGCGAAGGCGGGCTCCTCCCGGTAGCGGCGGAGCAGGTCGGTGTACTCGGTGTCCCGGGCCGGCATCAGCTTGGGCTGCAGTCCGAACGAGACCAGCCGGGCGGCGTCGGCCGCGTCCGCGGGTGTCGCGGCTGCGGGAGCGGCCGGCCGTGCGGCCTCGGCCGCATACGTTGGGGACTGGTCGCCCCACGCTTCGGTGTACTCGGCGTGCTGCTCGCTCAACTCGGTGACTCCTCGGTGCGGGTGCCGCCCTCGGGCGGGTGCGGTGGGGTGATCGGTCCGTGGACGCTCATGAGGCGTCCTTGCGGTCCGCGGCCATACCCGCCGCGTCCAGCAGGGCCATGCCGACTATCAGGTCGGCCCCGCCGAATTCGTGGTCCTCCAGGGCCGTGCCGTCGTCGACGGCGAACAGGAGCCTGCGCTCGCCCTGGCGGTACGCCGTGCCGACGGGCGGACTGGCCGCGTGCACGGAGAGCAGGGCGACCAGATAAGGCAGTTCGGGGTCCCGCAGCCGGGCCTCGGCGAGGAGTCCGGAGAGCCGGCGGGGGGCGTCGTGCTCCAGGTCGAGCAGTTCCATGGCGCTCGCGAGCTGCTCCTCGCTGAACCGGCTGTCGTCCGGTGTGGCGATGAGGTCGGGTTCCGGCATCTCGGCGCCCAGGTGCTCCCGTTCCACCGGGGGTGTCAGGAGCAGGTCGACGAGGTCGCCGACGCGGACGGAGGCGGGGGTGCGCAGTCCGGTGCCGTGCGCGAAGAACGCGTCGGTGACCCGGCCGGCCTCCTCGACCGGGAGCGGGAGGAGGGGGGTGACGAGCTGGCCGTACAGGTCGAGACCCGCTTGTGCGGTGGGGGTGGCGAAGGCCTGCCGGTCCTGCTCGGCGCGGAACAGCGGGCCGGCGTCCAGCAGCCTGGACTGGAGCTGGGTGTGGCGGCGGATGCAGTCCTTCACGATGTCGACGAGTTCCGCGGCGCGGCGCTTGTTCTCGGGTTCCTCGGCCTCGTCCCTGGCCTTGCGGATGTTGGTGAGGATCGCGTTCTCGTGGCGGTAGCGGTCGGCGACGTGGTCCAGCGCCTCGGCGATCATGTCCGGGACGGCGTTGAGCCAGTCCACGGCGCGGACGTTGCGGCGGGTCGCGTCCAGGGTCCTGCGGAGCGTCTCGGCGTACTGCACGGTGCGGTAGCGGGCCTGTTCGGCCGCGAGTTGGGCGTCGGCGAGGCGGCCCCGGCTGACGAGGACCTCCAGCTTCACCTCGGCGGCGATCTGGGCGCTGGTGACGTCCGTGTCGAGGGCGCCGACCAGGACGTTCACCGCCTCGTCGGTGGCGCGGAGGTAGACGGTGCCGCCGTGGCCGGGGACTTCCTCGATGAGCTTGAAGTCGTAGTCCCTGCGGACGTAGACGCCGTCGGGGCCGAAGGTGCCGTACACGGCCCGGAAGCCGCGGTCCACGCTCCCGACGTTGATCAGGTTCTCCAGCACCCAGCGCGCGACCCGCTCGTGCTCGGTGACCGGCCGGCGCGGGGCCTGGGCCGCGACCCTGGGGAGCAGTCTGGCCACTATCTGGTCGTGGTCGGCCCCGGTGTCGAAGTCCATGTTGAGGGTGACCAGGTCGATCGCGGCGAGGGCGACCTCGGCCATGGCGTAGACGGTGTACTCGCCGGCCAGGTTCGCCTTGCGCACGTCGAGGTCGTGCAGCGGGGCCGTGCAGGCCAGCGCGCGCAGCCGGCGTGAGAGCCCCTCGTCGGCGGCGGGGCCGGGCGCGGGCCTCGGTCCCCCGCTGAGCTGGGGCGCAGCACTGAAGATGTCGGCAGGCGAAGTCACGCTGCACAGATTAGGTCCTCGCACCGACAACGGTCGAAACGGCGCAGAAGCGACCGACGGCCGGGCAGCGGCGCGCGTGCCCCGCCCCGTCGGGGTGACCGGTATCCGCCGCCGCCCGGGTGCGGACGACGAGGACGCCACCGGAGGCCGGCGCGGCGGTGTCGTACGGGACCGGCGGCGTCACCCCGGCTCCGCGCCGCCTTCAGCCGCGCGGTCGACGAACGCCCGCAGGGTGGGCGCGGGCAACAGCCCCGGCCAGGGCGTACCGCGCCCGCGCGTCCAGCCGTTCGGCGGCGCCGCGAGCACGGCGGCCCCCGACCGCCCGGCTTCCCGGGAGCCCACTCCTCAGAGTGCGGGCGCGTCCGGGCCGATCCTGCTGCGTACCGCCGTCTGGACCTCGGCCTCCTCGGCGGGATCGGCGGCGAGCCGGCGCAGGCGTTCGGCGACCCGTATGTCCCCGGTCTCGGCGTGCAGCGCGGCCAGTTCCCTGGTGGTCTCCTCGCAGTCCCAGAGGCATTCGACGGCGAATCCGGTGGGGAAGGAGGGGTCCGTGGCGGCCAGGGCGCGGGCGGCCCGTCCCCTCAGGTGCGACGAGGACGTCTCCCGGTACACATGGCGCAGCACCGGTGCGGCGCAGCCGATGCCGAGGCGTCCCGTGCCGTCGACGAGGGTCCACAGGCGAGGTGCGTCGGGGCCGTCCCCGCGCACGGCTTCGCGCAGGGCGCCGAGGACGAGCTGCGCGTCCCTTGCCGTGCCCCGGCAGGCGAGGACTCCGGCGGCGGAGGCTCCGAGGGCGTCGGGCCGGTGGGCCCAGCGCCGTGCGCGGTCGACCGCCGCGTCCCCGGCCATGCGCTCGAAGGCGGCCACGGCGGCGTCGGCGACCAGGGGCGAAGGACCGACGACCGCTTGTTCGACGAGGTCGAGCAGGTCGGGGTCCTGGACCTGGGCCAGGTAGTGCAGGGCGGCGCACCGGGCGCCCTCGGCGCCGTCGCGCGCGGCCTCGACGATCGCGGGCCGGTCCTCCGCACCGGCGACGGCGGCGAGACAGCGGGCAGCGGGGACGTGGAGCGCGCTGCCGCGCTCCAGCCCTTCCTGGGCCCAGTCGAGCACCGCCTGGACGCTCCAGCCGGGGCGCGGGCCGCGAGGGCTCATCTGACGCTGCCAGCGGTCGAAGGAGCCCTGCTCCGTCGCCGCCCTGATGCGGGCGCCGACCGCCTCGCGGGGGTCGTCGGCCCAGAGACGCCAGGGCCGGGGCTCGAAGGCGTCCCGCACGGTGGCGGCGAGTTCGGCGGAGCCCTCGGCCGTGGCGGGGAAGCGGGCCAGTACCGGTTCGGCCAGGGAGCGCAGCCCGGCGTCGTCGTCGCGCAGGGCCAGTTCGTCGAGCGCCCAGGCCCAGTTGGCGCCGGTCGCCGCGTAGCGCCGCAGGAGCGCGAGGGCGTCGTCGCGCCCGTAGGAGGCGAGGTGTCCCAGTACGGCGAGGGCCAGGCCCGTGCGGGAGTCGTCGGTGTCGAGGTGGTCCTCGGGGTCCGACAGGTGCCGCTCGATCTCCTCGACGCCGCCGTCGAGGTCGAGGTAGAGGCGGGCGTAGTAGAGGCTGCGGTTCTCCACCTGCCAGTCATGACGCGGATCGCTCAGGACGCAGTGGTTGAGAGCCGCGAGGGCCTCGGGGCGCGGTGCGGCGAGCGCGTGGAGCGTGCCGTCGCCGCGGCCCCTCTGCAGCAGGCCGAGCAGTGTGCCGCTCGGCGCTATGAACGGATCGAACATGGGGAAAGCCTCACATCAAGCTGTCGACGCAACCGGGACTGTGCTGTTCCATGTGCCGGGGAGACGTCCCCTAGGCCGCGCAGCAACATGATCGGCCGACCGCCGTCTTCTGCCTGGTGCTCATCTTCCTCTGCCTCTCGTCGGTGGCCCGGAGCGGGCCCGCGACGTCATGATGACCCAGCCATTTCGCCGACGCGACCACATTTACGGCGCAACGCCCCAGGGGCGGTCCGGACGGCGTCTCAGCGCGCACCGAAGAGTTCCAGCAGGTCGTCCTTGCCGAACATGCGCGCGGTGTCCACCGCGGACGGTGTTCCGGCGGCCGGATCGGCCCCCGCCGCGAGCAGGGCGTCGATCACCGGGCGCTCGCCCTTGAAGACGGCTCCGGCCAGTGGGGTCTGCCCCCGGTCGTTGGCGCGGTCGGGGTCGGCGCCGCGGTCCGCGAGCGCGACGACGGCGGGGGCGTGTCCGTGGTACGCCGCGAGCATGAGCAGGGTGTCGCCCCGGTCGTTGGTGAGGTTCGCGGGGACGCCCGCGTCGACGTAGGCGGCGAGCGTGTCGCTCTCGCCCCGGCGTGCCAGGTCGAAGACCTTGGTCGCCAGTTCGATCACCTCGGGATCGGGGGTTTCGCTCATCGGACGGACCGCCTTCCGTTGCCGTTGCCGACCTGGTGGGGGAGTACGGCGGGGGGACCGTACGAGTGAATCGACAGGGTACTGCTCCCCGGCCGTCGTCAGCCTGCCCCGACAGGGGGGAAGGTCACCGTGGCGGGCGTCACCCCCCGGTGGAGACGGGCGCCGGGTGGGCCGGGGAGTCCCCTGGGAGCCGCTTCCTGTCGTCCGGTCAGGTGAAAACGGGCGATATTCACTCACTTGCACCTTTAATCGTATTGATACATCTTGTGATCCTGGAAGTACTCATGGTGACTGTCCCCTCAACCAGGAGAACCGCTCATGATCCTCTCCATCTCCGGCGTGGTACTGCTCGGCATCATCGCCTTCCTGTTCTTCAAGAAGGACGGGCTCAAGGCCTCCCACGGCCTCATCTGCGCGCTGTTCGGCTTCTACCTGGCCGGCACCGCCATCGCCCCCAGCATCACGGCCGGCGGGGCGAGCCTCGCCAGCATGCTGGGCGGGATCAAGTTCTGACGCTCCGAAACCCACCCCACCCCTCCAGGAGACAGACGTGGCCCGGCGACCACTCCCCCGCATTCTGAGCAGCGGCAGCGCTTCGATCACCCGCAGTCGGGAGATCGCGCGCACGGCCGCCGACAACGCCACCGACGTCCTTCATCCGCTGATCACGGTCACCCGTGGACTGCGGCTGCTGGCGGGAGCAGGGCGGCAGAAGTGGGCCGCGACACCCAGGGAACGGCGCGGTCACGTGCTGTTCCTCGTCGCGGCCTGCGTACTGGCGGTGGCGCTCATCCCCTACGGGCCGCTGCTGGCCCTCATCTCGGTGATGGGCGCTGCCGCGTGGCAGGGGCGCGACCGCACCCCTGCGCACACCGGCCCCGACGAGGCGGCGACCGCCCGCCTGCGGGCCCTGTACGAGGCGCTGGTTCCGCACTTCTCCGTGGCCGACGACCCCGGTCCGCTGTTCTCCCACGGCGGCGACTGGGAGAAGGCCTTCGAGACGTCGTACGCCTTCGACGACGACGGGCGGCTCACCCGGCTCCGGGTGAACTACCCCGCGTACTTCACCGACGGCGATCCCGGTGCCCGCGCCCGGGTCGAGCAGGTGCTGCACGCCAAGTCCGGCCGGGGCCGCGAATACCAGTTCACCTGGGACGAGGAGGCCAACCGTCTCTCGATGGCCGTGCTCCCCGCCCTCCCCACCACCATCGCCGCCCAGCGGTTCGTCACCTCGCCCGGTGAGGCCGTCCTCGGCTTCACCGATCCCGGCGCGGTGCCGCGCACCGTCCCGGTCCAGGACGGCGACGCGGCGCGCGACGCCTCACCGGTGATCTGGCGGACGGGCGCCCGCTCCACGGAACCGCACCTGCTGGTCGCCGGACACCCCGGCAGCGGCGCCACGACCCTGATGCGCTCGCTCGCCCTGCAGGCACTCCAGCACGGCGACGTCCTCGTCGTGGAGGGCAGCGGGACGGGTGAGTACGGCTTCCTCGCCGGACGGGACGGCGTACTGGCCGTGGAACGCGGCCTCGCGGGCGCCCTCGCGACCCTCGAATGGGCCGCGCACGAGACGGAACGGCGCCTCATCGCGGCGAACCGGGCCCGCCAGGCGGGACACCCGGAGCCCGAGGACATCCGGCGCCCCCTCTGGATCCTGCTGGACCGGCCGAGCGCGCTCGGGCACCTGGCGGCCGCGGACGGCAGGCAGGACCCGCAGGAACTGCTCCAGGTGCCGCTGCGGCACGGCCGCGCCGCCGGTGTGACGGTGGTGGTCGCCGAGCAGCTCGACAGTCTGGACACCCTCACCGAGGCGGTGCGCACCCACACCCGGGCCCGGGCCGTGCTCGGTCCCGCCACCTGTGAGCAGGTCGAGTCGGTGCTGGGCGCCCAGCCGCACACCACCCCGACCGACGACGTGCCTCCCGGCCGCGGCTACACCCGGCTGGGCGCCGGACCGGTGCTGCGCCTCCAGGTACCCGCCACCCCGGACCCGCACGACGAGGCCACGAGCGAGGCGCACCGCCAGGCCGTGCTCCACCTGCTGCCGGGCGGAGGGCCCACCGTGGAGCGGCAGGCCGGCACGAGCATGGAGAAGGCGCCCGGCGAGCCCTCGGCCCCGCAGGCCGGTCCCCTCGTCGCGGCTCCCGCCGTCGCGGAGGGATGAGGCGGGCGCCTCAGGCCACGAACGACCGGGGCGTCTCCGCCCCCGCCGCGCCTCCCGAGCGGACCAGCTCGGCCGCCGCCGCCAGCCTCAGGGCCGCCTCGTCCGCCACCGGACCGCCCACGGTGAACGGCAGACGCACGTATCCCTCGAAGGCCCCGTCGACCCCGAACCTGGGACCCGACGGGACGCGCACGCCGACCCGCTCCCCCGAGACCGCGAGCCGCGAGCCCGACAGGCCACCGCTGCGCACCCAGAGCGTGAGGCCGCCACGGGGTGCCGCGAACTCCCACTCCGGGAGTTCGCGGCGCAGCGCCCGGACCAGGTCGTCCCGGTTCTGCTTCGCCTGCTCGCGCCGTACGGCCACCGCCTGCTCCCAGCCGCCGGTGCGCATCAGCCAGTTGATGGCGAGCTGCTCCAGGACGGGGGTGCCCATGTCCGCGTACGCGCGGGCGGCGACCAGGCTGCGGATGACGTCGGGCGCCGCCCTGACCCAGCCGATCCGCATCCCGGCCCAGAACGCCTTGCTGGCGGATCCGACCGTCAGGACCGTGCTGCCGGCGGGGTCGAAGGCGCACACCCGGCGCGGCATCTCCACGTCCTCGTCCAGGTGGAGCTCGTGCATGGTCTCGTCGACGACCAGGACCGTGCCCGCGGAACGGGCGGCTTCGACGAGGGCGCGCCGCTGCTGCTCGTCGGCCAGGGCGCCGGTGGGGTTGTGGAAGTCGGCGACGACGTACGCCAGGCGTGGCGCCGCGTCCCGCAGCACCTGCCGCCAGCGGTTCATGTCCCAGCCGCCCAGCCCCTCCTCCATGGCCACGGGCACGAGCCTGGCGCCCGCCTCCCGCATGAGCTGGAGGATGTTGGCGTAGCTCGGGGACTCGACGGCGATGCGCTCGCCGCGTCCGGCGAAGAGGTGGCAGATGGCGTCGATGGCGCCCATGGCCCCCGTGGTGACCATGATCTGTTCCGGCATGGTCGGGATGCCCCGCTCGGTGTACCGGTCGGCGATCATCTGCCGCAGCGCGGGGAGGCCGGCCGGGTAGTCCCCGTGGGTGTGCGCGTACGGGGGAAGTTCCTCCAGCGCGCCCTGCACGGCCCG is drawn from Streptomyces sp. NBC_00178 and contains these coding sequences:
- a CDS encoding ankyrin repeat domain-containing protein produces the protein MSETPDPEVIELATKVFDLARRGESDTLAAYVDAGVPANLTNDRGDTLLMLAAYHGHAPAVVALADRGADPDRANDRGQTPLAGAVFKGERPVIDALLAAGADPAAGTPSAVDTARMFGKDDLLELFGAR
- a CDS encoding SCO1417 family MocR-like transcription factor; its protein translation is MAQWTSTVSAAQLARQLRAQQARPLAPGGRKPPAYRALADGVRLLVLEGRVPVAARLPAERELALALSHSRTTVAAAYEALRAEGFLESRRGAGSWTAVPAGNPLPARGLEPLPPESLGSMIDLGCASLPAPEPWLTRAVQGALEELPPYAHTHGDYPAGLPALRQMIADRYTERGIPTMPEQIMVTTGAMGAIDAICHLFAGRGERIAVESPSYANILQLMREAGARLVPVAMEEGLGGWDMNRWRQVLRDAAPRLAYVVADFHNPTGALADEQQRRALVEAARSAGTVLVVDETMHELHLDEDVEMPRRVCAFDPAGSTVLTVGSASKAFWAGMRIGWVRAAPDVIRSLVAARAYADMGTPVLEQLAINWLMRTGGWEQAVAVRREQAKQNRDDLVRALRRELPEWEFAAPRGGLTLWVRSGGLSGSRLAVSGERVGVRVPSGPRFGVDGAFEGYVRLPFTVGGPVADEAALRLAAAAELVRSGGAAGAETPRSFVA
- a CDS encoding HEAT repeat domain-containing protein; amino-acid sequence: MFDPFIAPSGTLLGLLQRGRGDGTLHALAAPRPEALAALNHCVLSDPRHDWQVENRSLYYARLYLDLDGGVEEIERHLSDPEDHLDTDDSRTGLALAVLGHLASYGRDDALALLRRYAATGANWAWALDELALRDDDAGLRSLAEPVLARFPATAEGSAELAATVRDAFEPRPWRLWADDPREAVGARIRAATEQGSFDRWQRQMSPRGPRPGWSVQAVLDWAQEGLERGSALHVPAARCLAAVAGAEDRPAIVEAARDGAEGARCAALHYLAQVQDPDLLDLVEQAVVGPSPLVADAAVAAFERMAGDAAVDRARRWAHRPDALGASAAGVLACRGTARDAQLVLGALREAVRGDGPDAPRLWTLVDGTGRLGIGCAAPVLRHVYRETSSSHLRGRAARALAATDPSFPTGFAVECLWDCEETTRELAALHAETGDIRVAERLRRLAADPAEEAEVQTAVRSRIGPDAPAL